A portion of the Flavobacterium magnum genome contains these proteins:
- a CDS encoding SUF system Fe-S cluster assembly protein: MEQEIDTTQLGEDIVKKLKTIYDPEIPVDIYELGLIYDVMVNTDYEVKILMTLTSPNCPVAETLPREVEDKIKAIDNVKDVEVEITFDPPWSKDLMSEEAKLELGML; the protein is encoded by the coding sequence ATGGAACAGGAAATAGACACGACCCAACTGGGTGAGGATATCGTAAAGAAACTCAAAACGATTTATGATCCGGAGATCCCGGTCGACATTTACGAACTGGGACTGATATATGACGTGATGGTCAACACGGATTATGAGGTAAAAATCCTGATGACGCTCACCTCACCGAACTGCCCGGTGGCCGAAACCCTGCCCAGGGAAGTGGAAGACAAAATCAAGGCCATCGACAACGTGAAAGACGTTGAAGTCGAAATCACATTCGATCCGCCGTGGAGCAAGGACCTGATGAGCGAGGAAGCGAAACTGGAACTCGGCATGCTTTAA
- a CDS encoding DUF2480 family protein, whose protein sequence is MEEIVNKVANSALEVFDLEDYYPKGDRLRVDIAQWLYEGIILREKDFRESLKNHDWTQYRDAYVAVYCSNDAIVPAWAAVLVTIQLAPFAKKVIEGNLEAIDTAIYQEILENLDYSVYKDKPLIIKGCSRKPVPMSAYVLAAQKLQPFAKSIMYGEACSAVPLYKRKQ, encoded by the coding sequence ATGGAAGAAATCGTAAATAAAGTCGCCAATTCCGCATTGGAAGTTTTTGACCTGGAGGACTATTATCCGAAGGGCGATCGCCTACGCGTTGATATCGCGCAATGGCTTTACGAAGGTATAATATTGAGGGAAAAAGATTTCCGTGAAAGCCTCAAAAACCACGACTGGACCCAATACCGGGATGCCTATGTAGCAGTATATTGCAGTAATGACGCGATCGTACCCGCTTGGGCGGCCGTCCTGGTCACGATCCAGCTGGCGCCTTTTGCCAAAAAAGTAATCGAGGGGAATTTAGAAGCCATTGATACGGCGATCTATCAGGAAATCCTCGAAAACCTGGATTACTCAGTTTATAAAGACAAGCCGCTGATCATCAAAGGTTGTTCGAGGAAGCCCGTCCCGATGAGCGCCTATGTACTTGCGGCGCAAAAACTGCAGCCGTTCGCGAAAAGCATCATGTACGGCGAAGCCTGTTCGGCGGTGCCATTGTACAAGCGCAAGCAGTAA
- a CDS encoding serine hydrolase domain-containing protein, whose amino-acid sequence MKKFVRLLLLAGVALLIYGFVANYPKLDLISGFAAKSIASAHFLDRRPQTVIEAGDNDIALVRLATNEINADGKFATSTFYGLKKRKAIYREGLGATLVNDDFDESQPYDIPKRKLAPIKLPFPYGNLEPRDTIFSNVNYARLNQAVAAAFDQDGAKSRRSRSVLVVYKDHIVAEKYAPGFSKNSRILGWSMTKSITATMFGVLQKMGKIDINKPAPVAEWRRDRRARITINDLLHMNSGLEWVENYETICDATKMLFEAEDMGKVQLEKPAAFAPDAHWNYSSGTTNLLSRILRGQFSTHQEYLDFWYSAFIDKIGMHSMVVESDMAGNFVGSSYGWATTRDWAKFGLLYLHQGNWNGEQLFDKSWATYVATPTNGSNGRYGAHFWLNAGGKYPDAPKDLYSCNGFQGQMIFIIPSMDLVIVRMGLTDDSQFDFNSFLKGILAGFHAGR is encoded by the coding sequence ATGAAAAAATTTGTTCGGCTGCTGCTGCTGGCCGGGGTGGCGTTACTCATTTATGGCTTTGTCGCCAATTACCCGAAACTCGACCTGATCTCAGGCTTTGCTGCCAAAAGTATTGCGTCGGCACATTTCCTGGACCGGCGCCCACAGACGGTCATCGAGGCAGGTGACAACGATATCGCACTGGTGCGTCTCGCAACAAACGAAATCAATGCGGACGGAAAATTTGCCACTTCGACCTTTTACGGGTTGAAGAAAAGAAAGGCCATCTACAGGGAAGGGCTGGGCGCCACATTGGTCAACGATGATTTTGACGAAAGCCAGCCTTATGACATTCCAAAACGGAAACTGGCTCCCATTAAACTGCCGTTTCCTTACGGAAACCTCGAGCCCAGGGACACAATCTTCAGCAACGTCAATTACGCCCGGCTGAATCAGGCAGTGGCAGCCGCATTTGATCAGGACGGCGCAAAATCGAGACGGTCACGATCGGTGCTGGTGGTGTATAAAGACCATATCGTTGCAGAAAAATACGCGCCCGGATTTTCAAAAAACTCGCGCATCCTCGGCTGGTCAATGACCAAAAGCATCACCGCAACGATGTTCGGCGTATTGCAGAAAATGGGCAAAATCGACATCAACAAACCGGCACCTGTTGCCGAGTGGCGACGGGATCGGCGCGCGAGGATCACAATTAATGATTTACTGCACATGAACAGCGGCCTGGAATGGGTGGAGAACTATGAAACGATCTGCGATGCCACTAAAATGCTTTTCGAAGCCGAAGACATGGGCAAGGTGCAGCTTGAAAAACCCGCAGCCTTCGCACCGGATGCGCATTGGAATTATTCCTCGGGCACGACAAACTTACTGTCAAGGATATTGAGAGGCCAATTCAGCACACACCAGGAATATCTTGACTTTTGGTACTCGGCCTTTATTGACAAGATCGGTATGCACTCGATGGTGGTGGAAAGCGATATGGCCGGGAATTTCGTCGGATCCTCCTATGGCTGGGCCACGACACGCGATTGGGCCAAATTCGGACTGTTGTACCTGCATCAGGGCAATTGGAACGGTGAACAGCTTTTCGATAAAAGTTGGGCAACCTATGTGGCCACGCCTACCAACGGCTCGAACGGCCGATACGGCGCGCATTTCTGGCTCAATGCCGGCGGGAAATATCCGGATGCCCCGAAAGACCTGTATTCCTGCAATGGGTTCCAGGGGCAGATGATTTTTATCATACCCTCGATGGATCTCGTGATTGTCCGGATGGGCCTGACCGATGACAGCCAGTTTGACTTCAACAGTTTCCTGAAGGGAATTTTAGCGGGATTTCACGCCGGTCGCTAG
- a CDS encoding SufE family protein: protein MTIKEIQQDIADEFSLFDEENWDERYQYLIDLGKTLPLIDPQYKTDDNLIRGCQSKVWLHADEADGRIVFTADSDAILTKGIIAILIRTFSNQKPSDILEADTRFIDDIGLKEHLSPTRANGLVSMIKQIKLYALAFQSKN, encoded by the coding sequence ATGACGATTAAGGAAATACAACAGGATATTGCCGATGAATTCAGCCTTTTTGATGAGGAAAACTGGGATGAGCGGTACCAATACCTGATCGACCTGGGCAAAACGCTGCCGCTGATCGATCCACAATACAAGACGGATGACAACCTGATCAGGGGCTGCCAGTCTAAAGTATGGCTGCACGCGGACGAAGCGGATGGAAGGATTGTTTTCACGGCCGACAGCGATGCGATTTTAACCAAAGGCATCATTGCAATCCTGATCCGGACATTCTCAAACCAGAAGCCATCCGATATCCTGGAGGCCGATACCCGTTTCATCGATGACATCGGGCTGAAGGAACACCTGTCGCCGACACGGGCCAATGGACTGGTTTCGATGATTAAACAAATTAAATTGTATGCACTGGCATTCCAGTCAAAAAATTAA
- the sufD gene encoding Fe-S cluster assembly protein SufD, whose protein sequence is MDLKEKLISSFMAFEEKIDVHSELHDIRTSAIRNFENKGFPSKKEEAWRYTSLNAVLKNDFTVFPKSENTIEFSEVKKYFLHEIDTYKVIFVDGAFSSFLSSTTHDGLDVCLMSSALNKPKYKEVIEKYFNKIANKDESLTSLNTAFASEGAYVNIPKGKLVDKPIEIIYFSTGKENALMVQPRNLVVVGENAQVQIIERHQSLNENPVLTNSVTEIFAEPNANVDYYKIQNDLLSANLVDNTYISQQRSTKVSVHTFSFGGNITRNNLNFYHFGEGIDSTLKGITIIGGKQLVDHYTLVNHATPHCESHQNYKCILNDSATGVFNGKIFVEKEAQKTDAFQQNNNILLSDKATINAKPQLEIFADDVKCSHGCTIGQLDENAMFYMQARGIPRKEAKALLMYAFSNEVLDSVRIPELKQRINKIIAQRLGVNLGFDL, encoded by the coding sequence ATGGATTTAAAAGAAAAATTGATTTCTTCCTTCATGGCATTTGAGGAAAAGATTGACGTGCATTCCGAACTGCATGACATCCGTACTTCGGCAATCAGGAATTTTGAAAATAAGGGTTTTCCCAGTAAAAAGGAGGAAGCCTGGAGATACACCTCGCTCAATGCGGTGCTCAAGAACGATTTCACCGTGTTTCCGAAAAGTGAGAATACGATTGAATTCAGCGAAGTAAAGAAATATTTCCTGCATGAGATCGACACATACAAAGTGATTTTCGTCGACGGCGCGTTCAGTTCATTTTTGTCTTCGACAACCCACGACGGACTCGATGTCTGCCTGATGTCGTCAGCCCTGAACAAGCCGAAGTACAAGGAAGTGATTGAAAAATATTTTAATAAAATTGCCAATAAAGACGAATCGCTTACGTCGCTTAACACGGCATTCGCCTCTGAAGGGGCGTATGTAAACATCCCGAAAGGCAAGCTCGTCGACAAACCTATTGAGATCATTTATTTTTCAACAGGAAAAGAAAATGCCCTGATGGTGCAGCCGCGTAACCTCGTCGTAGTAGGCGAAAATGCGCAGGTGCAGATCATCGAGCGCCACCAGAGCCTCAATGAGAATCCGGTGTTGACCAATTCGGTTACTGAAATCTTTGCAGAGCCGAATGCGAACGTCGACTATTATAAAATCCAAAACGATCTGCTGTCCGCAAATCTGGTCGACAACACCTATATTTCGCAGCAAAGGTCTACCAAAGTCTCCGTGCATACCTTTTCATTCGGAGGCAACATCACCAGGAACAACCTGAATTTCTACCATTTCGGCGAAGGCATCGACAGCACTTTGAAAGGCATCACGATTATCGGCGGCAAGCAACTCGTTGACCATTATACTTTGGTGAATCACGCCACGCCGCATTGCGAAAGCCACCAGAATTACAAATGCATCCTCAATGACAGCGCCACCGGTGTTTTCAACGGCAAGATTTTCGTCGAAAAAGAAGCCCAGAAAACAGACGCTTTTCAGCAAAACAACAACATCCTGCTCAGCGACAAGGCCACGATCAACGCCAAGCCGCAACTCGAGATTTTTGCCGATGATGTGAAATGCTCACACGGCTGCACCATCGGGCAACTCGACGAGAATGCGATGTTCTACATGCAGGCGCGCGGCATCCCCAGGAAAGAGGCCAAAGCGCTACTGATGTATGCGTTTTCCAACGAAGTCCTGGACAGCGTGCGGATTCCCGAACTCAAGCAACGCATCAATAAGATTATCGCGCAAAGGCTTGGTGTGAATCTCGGATTTGATCTGTAG
- a CDS encoding aminotransferase class V-fold PLP-dependent enzyme, which translates to MFDIQKIRADFPILSRQVHGRPLVYLDNGATSQKPKAVIDDIAEYYNEINANIHRGVHTLSQLATDAYEASREKIRAHLNAEFAHEVLFTSGTTFGVNLVANGFASIVKPGDEILVSALEHHSNIVPWQLLCERTGAVLKVIPIDERGELVLTAYEELLSDKTKIVAVNHISNALGTINPIRFLIEKAHEKGAAVLIDGAQAVPHIRPDVQELDCDFYVFSGHKICGPTGTGILYGKEAWLNRLPPYQGGGEMIREVSFEKTTYADLPHKFEAGTPNIAGGIVLGTAIDYLNSVGFENIQKQERDLLAYATEKLLEIEGLKIFGPEDVNRKTSVISFNIDGIHPYDIGAILDKMGIAVRTGHHCAQPIMSFFCIPGTVRVSFSFYNTREEVDLLVAGINKAKMMLS; encoded by the coding sequence ATGTTCGACATCCAGAAAATCCGCGCTGATTTCCCGATACTTTCCCGACAGGTTCATGGCAGGCCGCTTGTTTATTTGGACAATGGCGCGACGTCACAGAAGCCCAAAGCCGTCATTGATGACATCGCCGAATATTACAATGAAATCAATGCGAACATCCATCGCGGGGTGCACACCTTAAGCCAGCTGGCCACCGATGCGTATGAAGCGTCACGCGAAAAAATCCGTGCGCACCTCAATGCAGAATTTGCTCACGAGGTGCTGTTTACTTCAGGGACGACCTTCGGGGTCAATCTGGTCGCGAACGGATTCGCGTCGATCGTCAAGCCCGGTGACGAAATCCTCGTTTCTGCGCTGGAACACCACAGCAACATCGTGCCCTGGCAATTGCTTTGCGAGCGCACAGGAGCCGTGTTAAAAGTGATCCCGATCGATGAGCGCGGCGAACTGGTACTTACAGCGTATGAAGAACTGCTGTCGGACAAGACTAAAATTGTCGCGGTAAACCACATCTCGAACGCATTGGGTACGATCAACCCGATCCGGTTCCTGATTGAGAAGGCCCATGAAAAAGGGGCAGCCGTGTTGATTGACGGTGCGCAGGCTGTACCGCATATAAGGCCTGACGTGCAGGAACTGGATTGCGATTTTTATGTCTTTTCAGGGCACAAGATCTGCGGCCCGACGGGAACCGGGATCTTATACGGCAAGGAAGCCTGGCTCAATAGACTTCCGCCTTATCAGGGCGGCGGTGAAATGATCAGGGAAGTGTCTTTCGAAAAAACCACTTATGCCGACCTGCCCCACAAGTTTGAAGCCGGAACCCCCAACATAGCGGGCGGGATTGTGCTGGGTACTGCCATAGATTACCTGAATTCGGTTGGGTTCGAGAATATCCAGAAGCAGGAACGCGATCTGTTGGCCTATGCCACCGAAAAATTGCTGGAGATTGAGGGCCTCAAAATTTTCGGGCCTGAAGATGTAAACCGCAAAACGTCGGTAATTTCGTTTAATATCGATGGCATCCATCCGTACGATATCGGGGCCATCCTGGACAAAATGGGCATTGCCGTGAGGACGGGGCACCATTGCGCCCAGCCAATCATGAGCTTTTTCTGCATTCCTGGGACCGTTCGGGTATCGTTTTCGTTTTATAATACGCGCGAAGAAGTCGATTTGCTCGTTGCGGGGATTAACAAGGCCAAAATGATGCTATCTTAA